AGCTGGCGATCGTGGCCAGCACCTGGCACACCAAGATCTGCGATGCGCTGCTCGAGGGTGCGGGCAAGGTCGCCCTCGAGGCGGGCATCACCGAGCCCACCGTGGTGCGGGTTCTCGGAGCCATCGAAATCCCGGTCGTGGCACAGGCATTGGCGGCAACGCATGACGCGGTGGTGGCATTGGGAGTGGTGATCCGGGGTCAGACCCCGCATTTCGACTATGTGTGCGACGCGGTGACGCAGGGCTTGACCCGGGTATCTCTGGATGCGTCGACCCCGGTCGCCAACGGCGTGCTCACCACCGATAATGAGGCCCAGGCCCTCGACCGCGCCGGGCTCCCGGATTCCACCGAGGACAAGGGCGCCCAGGCGGCCGCCGCAGCGCTGTCCACCGCGCTGACGCTTCGCGAGATCCGCGCCAACGCGTGACCGCACCGATGACCGACAAGAAGACCGCGGACAGCTGGGATATTGACATCCGGCCGTACCGGACACCGTATTTCGCCTACGGGGCGGCGCTGATCATTCTGCTGGCCCACGTCACCGTCGGTGCGCTGTTGAAGGTCGGGTCCACCGGCGTGGTGTTCCAGACCTCCGACCAGGTGGCCATCGCCTTGCTGGGCGCGATCATCGCCGCGGTGGTGCTGTTGTTCGCCCGGCCGCGGCTGCGGATCGGCCCGTCCGGCGTGGCGGTGCGGAACCTGGTCAGCTTCAAGCTGATTCCCTGGTCCGACGTCCTAGGCCTGTCGTTTCCGGTGGGCGCCCGGTGGGCCCGTCTGGACCTGCCCGATGACGAGTACATCCCGGTGATGGCCATTCAGGCGATCGACAAGGGCCGCGCCGTGCAGGCCATGGACCAGGCCCGCGACGCCATCGGCCGGTACCGCTCAGACCTCAGCTGAGACCGGGCGTCAGCCGGCGTCGCCGAGCACCACACCCTCGCGGCGCGGATCGGCTCCGCCGATCCAGCCCGACGGCGTGCGCACCAGTGCCGACAGGCCGCTGGACTGGTCGGCCAGCGACACCTGG
The genomic region above belongs to Mycolicibacterium sp. HK-90 and contains:
- the ribH gene encoding 6,7-dimethyl-8-ribityllumazine synthase, with product MSGVGVPDLPQVDASDVKLAIVASTWHTKICDALLEGAGKVALEAGITEPTVVRVLGAIEIPVVAQALAATHDAVVALGVVIRGQTPHFDYVCDAVTQGLTRVSLDASTPVANGVLTTDNEAQALDRAGLPDSTEDKGAQAAAAALSTALTLREIRANA
- a CDS encoding PH domain-containing protein, translated to MTDKKTADSWDIDIRPYRTPYFAYGAALIILLAHVTVGALLKVGSTGVVFQTSDQVAIALLGAIIAAVVLLFARPRLRIGPSGVAVRNLVSFKLIPWSDVLGLSFPVGARWARLDLPDDEYIPVMAIQAIDKGRAVQAMDQARDAIGRYRSDLS